The Verrucomicrobium spinosum DSM 4136 = JCM 18804 DNA segment ACCGGCAGATGCCGCTGCCGTCCGTCCCCATCCACAGCGCGCCATCCTGAGCGCTCAACAAGGTGCGCAGGGAGTTGCCAGCCAGGCCGGGAGGGGTGGCATCTGCCACCCCGGTGGGCGTGAGCTTGAGCAGCCGCCCTTTGTTCGTGCCGCCCCAGAGAGCCTCACCCCCCGCCTCGACCAGGGAGGTGACATCCCCACAACCGCCGGGGGTGAGGAACTGCTGCCATCGTCCCGGCCAGCCTGTGACCAGGGCATCGATGCGGAGGATCCAGAGCCGGCCGGAGGCAGAAGCGTGGATGGCACGAATGCGCGACTTCCCCGGCAAGGCCGGGGGAAGTTGCTCCACGTGATACTGGCCATTGTTCCATCGAACCAGTCTGTCCTGGCTGGAGGCGATCCAGACATTGCCTGCTGCGTCCGCAGTGACGCAGGTGGCCAGGGGCCCGGGCCAGTCCTGGGGTGCGGTCAGATGATTCCACCGCCCTGCCTGCCGGGTGTAGAGCTCTCCCGTCTGCATGGCCATCCAGATGTTGCCCTGGCGGTCCAGGCACATGCTCCGCGCGGTCTGGGAGATGGGAGAACCTGGCTCATTCAGCAGTTCCAGCAGCCGCTGGTGCACCAGGCACACGCCTCCACCGCCGGTGCCCACCCAGATGTTTCCTTCGTGATCCTCTTTCAAGGCCCACACGTCCGAGTTGGAGATGGGAACCTTCTGGAGTTTGGCGTCTGCCCAGCAGGAAAGTCCTCCCACATAGCTGCCAATCCATACCCGGTGCCGTGCATCTTCCAGCAGGGCAAACGGGCGGTAACCGGGAGGCTGGGATGTCAGCCGGGTGACCGGGGTGAGGCCCTGCTTTTCTGTGAACCGAAGCAAGTCTCTCCGGTTGACGATCCACGCGCCTCCCTCCCTCGCTCCGGCGATGGCGCTGGGCCCCGCAGGCAGAGTCGCGACCTGCACGAACCTGTCCCCGGCCCACTTCGATACGGCCTGCGGCCCGATGGCCCAGATGGTGCCGTCCTGCCCCTCGGCCACCATGGATACGGGCGGCTGAGGTTGGGGCTGGGTGTAGCCAAGCGCGATGGCGGCCACGTGGAGCTGCCCTTCCTCCACCCGGAAGACCCAACCATTCTCGTAGCTTATCCAGATCGTGCCGTCCGCGGCCTCGAAGAAGGCGTTTGGCCCCCGCGCGGAGCCCACATCCTGCTTGCCGATGATGATGGTCTTCCCATCCTGATGACGGCTCAAATCCCGCCGAATGATCCACAAGGCGCCATCTCTGGCCGTGAGCAGGCCTTTCACCCCGGATCTGGGGATGTCCTCCAGCAGGCTGGTCTTGTCCTGCATGCGCCAGCCATCGTAGCGGGCCAGGCCGTTGGGCGTGGCAAAGAGCATGGCTCCGTCCGCCGCCTGGGCCACGGCCGTCACATCATTGTTTGGCAGGCCGTCATCCACCTTCCACACACGGGAAAGCCATGGCGAGTCCCCGGCCATGGGGAGCTGTGCCTGCATGGCACCGGGCAGCCCTCCCATCACCCATGCCACTCCCAACAGCATCAAGAAGGAAGGGCGGTGGAAAAGATTTTCCGGCATGGCGGCTGGGCAAATAAAGAACATCAATTCTGCATCATATCAGACTTCGAAAAAACAGAACATTCGTTCTGTAGAGTCCCGCAGCAGGTCAGCGTACGCTGGTGACCGGACCTGTCGGGCGCGGGTTGGAAGGGAGGGCCCGAAGGCACCCAAGTCGCCCCGCACCCAGCAGTCGCATGCGCATCAGCCTGACTTCTCCTCCCTTCCGCAGCCATGAAGCCTGCGCCGACTCACGCAGGTCAGCCAAGATGTCGCCTCGCGATTTTCAGGCGCGATTCCTGGCCCAGCCCGGGGTGGCACGGCAGTTGGGCAACCTGTTTGAATACCTGCCGCACACGGACTTCTTTGCCAAAGACCGCGAGAGCCGTTTCATCGCCGTAAGCCGGGGCACGTTGGACCGCATCGGAGTGCGGGATGAGGAGGAGCTCCTGGGGGCCAGGGATGAGCGCATCCATCCCGTCACCGTGGCCCGTGTCATTCGTGAGGATGATCTTCGCGTGATGCGCACCGGGCAGCCCATCATCAACAAGGTGGAGGCCTTGTACGCCCGCACCAGGGCCAAAGACTGGTTCCTCACCACGAAGCTGCCCATCTATGATGCGGCTGGGGCAGTGGTGGGGGGCATGGGGATCGTTCGTCCCTACTTTGGCGCACCGGGAAGCGCGGCGACTGACTTGCAGGTCCAGAGGGTGGTGGCCTATGTGCATTCGCACTACCGGAATCGCATCCCCGTGGAGGAGATGGCCCGTCTTGCCAGCATGTCCGAGAGGCAGCTGAACCGGAGGTTTCAGGAGGTCTTTCGCATGAGCGTCCAGGAATTCATCATTCGCACCCGCATCCAGGCGGCCACTGATGAACTGCTGGCCTCTGACAAGACCGTGGCAGAGGTGGCCCAGGACAACGGGTTCTACGACCAGAGCGCCTTCACGCGGCAGTTTCGCATCCATACGGGCGAGACACCGATGGCCTTCCGCAAGCGCCGGTGTCTGGCGTCTTAGATCCTATGATGCAGAGGGGGGCGGCATGTGCGGGCGCGTGAGTTAAAGGAAACAATATGCTGGTATGCTTTGGGCGGGCTGTCTGTCGGAGGAGGCGGATCCATACCAAAAGTGGACTGACGGGTCCAAGCCATTTCGAAACGGGGCCGCGATGATCGTGTTATGCAAGCATTCACATCCTTACAGGGCGTTCGCCATCTGGGTGCGGTGTGGTGCCTGCCGCTCCCGAGCCCGGTAGAACATATGTTCTAGAGACGGACCGGGCCTGGTTTCCCTATGATCCAGGTCACTTCACTGAATCTTCAAGGAACGACTCCAACCTGCCCTTCAATGCTCTTCCGCAGTTGCCAATGTAATGATGATGCCATGACGAGCCTGACAACGGTCGGGAATCGCGATTGGCGAAATGATACCACGCGGCGTCCTCTGCGCACAGCGTTGGCGATTCTTCTCGCGACGACGCTGGGCGCTGCGGAGCTCGCCCAGGCGGCAACAGGTGTGTGGGACGGTACTCAGGACAACACCTGGGCAGGCGTTGCGAACTGGGATATCAATGCCGCCCCAGGAGCAGGAGATGTCGCCACCTTCAATGGTGCGGGCAGCGGCAATACTGTCATTGATCTCGGTGCGGGCGCGACGATCCTGTCGGTGCTCTTCGATACGAATCAGGCTTCCGCCTATGTGCTGGGGTCAGGCGCAGTGGGCAGTCAAACCCTCACGCTGGGCAACGGCGGCAGCATCACGATGAATGCCGCCCTCATCAACAACCAGCTCATCAATGCCTCCCTCCTGCTTGGCACGGATGCCACCCCCCAGAGCTACACCTTCACCAACAACAGCACGACGAACCTGCTCAACTTTTCAGGGGCGATCAGCGGCGGTACGGGCGGCACAGCCGGGGTGAAGACCCTCACGTTGACCGGGGCGGGTGGCGGTACTTTGAGTGGAGTTATTTCCAATGGCGGCACCACCTCCGTAGCGGTGACAAAGACCGGCGCGGGCACTTGGGTGCTGGCTGGCGCGAATACTTACACAGGAGCCACCACCATCTCCGCAGGTGTGCTCCGGCTCGCGAATGCCAATGCTGTGCAGAACAGCACCCTGACCAACAACGTGGCCAACGGCGTGATCTTTGGCGGGGGCGTGCTGAACTTTAACGCGGGGGGTCTGGCAGGAAGTGGCGCTCTTGCGCTGACGGATGTGAACGCCGCCAACGTGAATCTGACGGTCGGGGCCAACAACGCCTCCACGACCTTCACGGGGGTGATCAGTGGAGCGGGAAATCTGATCAAGACGGGCTCAGGCACCTTGACGCTCAACGCTCTTAGCACGTTCACCGGCAACATTGTGGTGGATGGGGGCACCCTCACCACCACGCTGAACCGCAATGCTGGAAATCCCACCAACACGGCCCTCGGCAATACTCAGGCCGCTGGACGTATCTTAACCGTCAACAGCGGAGGCACCTTGATCCTCGCCAACGGCAACACCATGGGCAACGCGACCTCTACCCCGCAAATGCGGATCGTGATCAATCAGGGGGGCGTGGTGCGAACGGCTGTGACCACGGTTGGCGGGGGCGTGAGTGGCGGGGATGCCAATTCCCTCGGGCCCATCACGATGAACGGAGGCACGCTGACGACGGGCAATGGATTCAGCAATCTGTATCAGGGCATCATCCTGTCCAGCACCGTCACGGTGGGAGGCAGCGTGGTTTCCACCATCAACACCGACGTGGCTGACACGACCGCCAATGGAGTGATGCTGAACGGAACCATCACGTTCGATGTCGCAGACGCAACGGGGAATGCCAACACTCACCTTCTCGTCTCGGCCAGGCTGGTGTGGGCACCGGGCGTCACGACGGGTGGATCGCTTAACAAAACCGGTGCAGGGACCATGCAGCTAACCGGGGCAAATGCCTACACCGGCGCCACCACCATCCGGGGTGGACTGCTGAAAGTGGGCAATGGTTCGACGGGATCCCTGAACGGGACCACTGGTACGGCCCTGACATTTGCAGGAACCGGCGGGATTGAGTTCAATGAAACTGCGGGCAGCAGCCAGGGCATGGGAGCGCTGGCTTTCACCGTGGGTGAGGGGACGGTCACTTCCACCTATGGCGGGAGTGGCAACACCACCCTCACGTTCGCTTCCTTCACCCGAACGGCCGGGGCCACGGCCAATTTTGTGACCTCTGGAGGTGCCAATGGCACGACCAACAAGATTGTCCTTTCCAGCGGCGTCACCGCCGGGGCGTTCATCGACCAGGGCACGTTCTTTGGCGGCAGCGCATACGCCTTCTATGACGCCTCGGGCTATGTTCGTGATCTTCAATATGGCGTTGACTCTGGGGCATCCACCTTTGCGGGCGGCACCACCCTGACCGGAACGCATGTGCAGACGACGGGAGCCGTGACGGCCCAGGACACGGCCACGTTCACCACCCTGAACCTCAGCGGGAACACCAACTTCGCCCTCAATACCGGTGCCACCCTGACGGTCAATGGCATCCTGAAGTCAGGCAATGTCGCCGGTGGAGCCACGATCTCTGGCGGCACAGGCATCCAGGCCGCCAGTGGTGCAGAGCTCGTGATTCGCGCTGACCAGCTCAATGACAGTCTCGCCATCACCGCGAACATTCTGGCCAACGGGGCCAGCTCGCTGACCAAGAGCGGGCTCGGCACACTGACGCTTTCAGGAGTCAACACCTACTCGGGGGGCACCACGGTGAACGCCGGCGTGTTGCGCGCGACCACCAACGCTTCTGCACTGGGAGCAGGCGTTCTGACGCTGGCAGGCGGGGAGCTGCAACTTGCCAACGACACCCTCTTGAACTTCGGCCGCAACACGACGGTGACCGGCGATGCCAGGGTCACCTCGGATCGCCTCACCGCCGGTGCCGGGGTGACTCACACGCTCGGCACCCTTTCCATCGGGGCGCAGCGCCTCGTGGTGGCGGGCGGCGCGAATGTCAGCAGCGGCACGGCGGGCATCACCTTCGGCACCACCACCTTCACGGCGGCTCCCACCTTTCACATCGTGAATCCCACCACGGGCGGTACCACGTTGCTGACCCTGGGAGCGGTGACCAATGGAGGCTTCGGCGTGACCTTCACGGGCAACGGGAATGTGGCGCAGACCGGAATTATCAGCGGTGCGGGCGGTGTAACTTTTGGCGTGGCCGGTGGGGATGCCTTCAGCGGCGTGGCTACGTTCAACCAGATCAACACCTTCACCGGAAACACGGTGGTGAACTCCGGCACGCTGGTACTCTCAGCCGGCGGTGCGGCCGGTGGGGTTCGAGGAACTATTACGGTGAACTCCGGTGCCCGGCTCAACCTCTCCGCAACAGATTCTCTGGGGTACAACAATGATTCAACCCGGGTGGGCACGGTCAATGTGGTGGGCGGAATGGTGAACAACACGGTGGCGGGCAACCAGGCGTACCGGACGAACTTTAACCTCACCGGGGCCACGATGTCCTCCACCGGTGGGGGATCCTACAACTTCACCACGGGCTTCGGCATCACCAGCCTGGCCAGCACTCTCACCTCCACCGTCAGCGGGAACGTGGTGGCGCGTGACGCCGGCCCTATGATTTTCACCACGGCGCAGGGCGCGACCGCGTCAGGCGTCGATCTTCTGGTCTCCGGTGTCCTGAGCGGGAACGGCATCACCAAGGCCGGCGCGGGAACCCTTCATCTCAGCAACACCAACACTTTCACGGGTGTCATTAATCTCAATGGTGGCATCCTGCGCGCCGCCACCGCCGGGATCAACGGCGGGAACACCACCAACGGCATCGTCTTCAACGGCGGCACGCTACAGGCCGCGACGGGAGGCATCACCACCGCCAAGGCCATCACCCTCACCGGGGCTGGCACTTTTGACACGAATGGCAATGCCTCCACGCTCTCTGGGAACATCACTGGTGCAGGGCTCTTCACCAAGACCGGTGCGGGCACGCTCACGCTTAGTGGCGCGGCGAACACGTACAGCGGCGGCCTTGCCATCACCGGCGGCAGCGTGATCGTGAACAACGCGAACTCCGGGGTACTGGGCACCGGTACGGTGGCCATGGGGGCGGGTACCACGATGGATCTCAACGGAAACAGTCAGACCACGGGCCTGCTGAAGACCTATGACGACGCCTCGGCCATCACCATCACCTCCAACGCGGCTGGCGGCACGCCAGTGTTGACGCTCTCCGGCACGGGCACCGAGACCTTTGGCGGGGTGATCAGCAACGGACTGGCGACGTCCATCGGCATCATCAAGGCAGGCACGGGCGTCCAGACCTTCTCAGGAAACAACACGTACACTGGTGCCACCCAGGTCAACGGGGGCCTGCTGCGCATCACCGGCCGTCTCGGCAACACGGCCGTCACTGTGGCCACCACCGGGGCGCTGGGGGGCAATGGAAGCATTGGCGGCCTCGTGTCCCTGACCGGGGCCGGATCTGCCATCAATTTGCAGGACGGCCAGTCGGGAACACTCACCCTTGCGGCGGGATTGTCGCTGAGCGGGGGAAGTGTGCTTTCCTTTGACCTTGGCACCACGGGTGATCAGGTCGCGCTCACCGGCGGGACCTACACTTTCACCAGTGGGGTCGCCACCATCAACCTGGTGAACATTGCCGGCTACGGAGCGGGCAGTTACCAGCTCATCACCGGCGCCTCTGGCATCAGTGCGTCCAACTTCGAGCTCTCGGCCGCCTCCCTGGGGGGATTCAACCTGTCTCTCAGTGTGACAGGCGGGAATACGCTGACGCTGAATGTCTTCACCAGCACCTCTCCGGCGGCGGCCTACTGGAAGGGGGATGTGAGCGGTGTCTGGACCGTCCTCAGCGGCGGCAACTCCAACTTCACCAGTGACGCGGCCGGGACCACGGATCCTGGTCAGGCGCTCGATGGCACCTCGGCAGTGATCTTCTCCGCAACCGGGGCGGCCAATGAGAGCAGCACCACGCTCGGGGCAGACATCTCCATCAAGTCACTCACCATCAATTCCGCGAGTGCTGTCGGCATCGGCGGGGCGAATGTGCTCACGATCGTTGATCCTGCCGGTATCACGATCAACTCAGGGGCGGGTGCCCTGACGCTCTCTGCCCAGGGCGTCGCGCTGGGGGCGAACCAGACGTGGACCAACAACTCGGCCAATGCGGCGGTGATATCCTCGATCATCAGCGGGGCTCGCACCCTCACCCTGGCTGGCACGGGGACCTTCACTCTGTCCGGGAGCAGCACCTTCTCCGGCGGTCTCACCCTCTCAGCCGGCACCACCTTGAACATCAACCAGGGAGGCACGGGCGCAGGCAGTTCCGCTCTGGGTACCGGCACCTTTACCATTAATGGCGGCACGATCAACAACACCAGTGGCGGCGCGGTGACGGTGGGCACGGACAACGCCATGGTGTGGAATGCCAACTTCGCCTATGGCGGCACCAATGACCTGAACTTGGGCACGGGCAGCGTCACGCTGTCCGCCACCCGCACGGTCACCACCAACGGCTCTGGTACCCTGAACGTGGGCGGGGCGATCAACGGCGTGGGTTTCGGTCTGGTGAAGAACGGGACGGGAACCCTCAGCCTCTCCGGGCAGAGCACCTTCACCGGTACCCTCAGTGTCAGCGAGGGGACGCTCCGCCTGCTGGGCGCGGTCAATGCCCTCAACACGGCCAACATCGGCCAGGTCACCGTCGGTGATACCGCGAACCTCAATGCCATCCTGAATATTGAAGGTGGCACACTGAACGCCACAAAGAACACAAGCCCAAGCATAGCGGTGGGCTCCGTGGCCAACAGCCGCGGCTTTGTGAAGATGTCCTCGGGCAGCATCACCACCACGAGTGAGATTCATCTGGGGCGTGGTGCCGGAGCCTTTGCCGCCATGTCCATGAGCGGCGGCACCGTCACCTCCGGCAGCTGGATGGTGGTTGGGTTCAACAACGACCGCGCCATCTTCAACCAGACCGCTGGTGATGTCTTTGTGAATTCAAATCGCATGACGATCGGGGCAGGGGGCACGGGCTCCATCGGCGTGTACAATCTCAGCGGCTCCGCCACTTTCTCCGCTTTGAGCGGGTCCGGAGGAATGTTCGTGGGTGAGAACGGCGTTGGCGTCTTGAACCTCTCCGGCTCCGCTGCCGTTAATCTGGCGACCAATGGTCTTGCCCTGGGGCAGACCGGGGCGGCATCCAACGGCACGGTCAACCTCCTTGGAGGAACCCTCACGACCAACCGGGTGACCAAAGGTGCAGGCACAGGCCTTTTCAACTTCAATGGCGGCACACTCAAGGCCAATGCTGCCAACACCACTTTCATGACCGGGCTGACCAACGCCTTCGTCTATGCGGGCGGGGCGAAGATCGACACCGCAGGTTTTGACATCACGATTGGCCAGGCTCTGCTCGCGCCCAACGGCAGCGGCGTCAGCAGCATCGCCGTCAGCAGCGGCGGCACCGGCTATGTGGACACCCCGGTGGTGGTCATCAGCGGAGGTTCCGGCACTGGAGCCACCGCAGTGGCCACGGTCGTGAACGGTGTGGTCACGGGTTTCACCATCACGAATCCCGGTACCGGCTATGTGGATGGGGATGTGCTCACCGTTACGTTGCACGGGGGTGGTGCCACCACGACCGCCAGCGCGGGCACGGTGGCTCTCAGCAGCAATACCAGCGGCGGGCTGACCAAGAGCGGGGCGGGCGTACTGACGCTTTCAGGAGCCAACACCTACACGGGTGGCACCACCATTCTGGATGGCACGCTGGCGTTGGGGGCGGCCGGAGTGCTCGCCGATGCCGGGGCCGTGACGGTCGATGGAATCGGTGCGGTTTTCAGCCTGGGGGCCAACAACGAGACCGTTGCCGAGGTGACACTGGCAGATGGCCGCATCGAAAGCTCCACAGGCGTACTGACCGCCACTTCCTATGATCTGCGCAACGGGAGTGTAACCGCCATCCTGGATGGCAGTGCGGCGGTTGCGAAAAGCACCTCTGGGTCGGTGACGGTTTCCGCCGCCAGCACCTATACCGGTGGCACGACTGTCACTGGTGGGACTTACCTGGTGCAGAACACTACGGGAAGCGGCACCGGCACGGGGCATGTCACGGTCCAGTCAGGGGCACGATTTGGTGGTGTCGGTTCGGTCGTGACCGCTGCCGACCGCAACATCTCCATCAACAACGGTGCCAGCCTGCAGGTGGGCAAGCTGGGTGAATTGGGCGACAGCACCGGCCAGTCTTTCTCGCTGCAGAACAGCGGCACGGGGATCATCAGCCTTCAGGGAACACTGGAGTTCGACATCATGGAAAACTTTGGAGGGGACGCCAACCTGGCCTCACCGCTGGCCACCAACGATGTGCTCGTGCTCAAGAGTGACAACGCCATCGTGCTGGGCGGCGCGTTGAAGGTGACGGACATCAACGAAACCTCCGAGTTCTGGATGGAGCTGGACAAGTGGCAGCTCATTGACTGGAGCAATGTGGTTGTGGGTGGGAACCCGAACAACGCCAAATTCAGTGGCTCCCTTGGGCTGCTGGACATGCCGGATCTCGGCGAGGACTTGAAGTGGGAGATCTCCACCGACCTCAACGGCCTCTACATCCAGGTGGTGGTGGTGCCAGAGCCCGCCCGCATGTTGCTGCTCCTTGTGGGCTTGGCCGGCCTTTGCCTCCGCCGTCGCCGTTGATCAAAAGCAAACCAAACAGGTCAATCGCATGAACAAAAGACGCAACATGAACAGGGGGAGTCAGCAGGCCGGGATGGCTCTGGTGATGGTGCTCGCCATTGTGGCTCTTCTCATGGGTCTGGTGCTGGCGCTGCTCTCCATGGGCTCGTCAGAAGCCCGTTCCTCTTCCGCATTCAGCCAGACC contains these protein-coding regions:
- a CDS encoding autotransporter-associated beta strand repeat-containing protein codes for the protein MTSLTTVGNRDWRNDTTRRPLRTALAILLATTLGAAELAQAATGVWDGTQDNTWAGVANWDINAAPGAGDVATFNGAGSGNTVIDLGAGATILSVLFDTNQASAYVLGSGAVGSQTLTLGNGGSITMNAALINNQLINASLLLGTDATPQSYTFTNNSTTNLLNFSGAISGGTGGTAGVKTLTLTGAGGGTLSGVISNGGTTSVAVTKTGAGTWVLAGANTYTGATTISAGVLRLANANAVQNSTLTNNVANGVIFGGGVLNFNAGGLAGSGALALTDVNAANVNLTVGANNASTTFTGVISGAGNLIKTGSGTLTLNALSTFTGNIVVDGGTLTTTLNRNAGNPTNTALGNTQAAGRILTVNSGGTLILANGNTMGNATSTPQMRIVINQGGVVRTAVTTVGGGVSGGDANSLGPITMNGGTLTTGNGFSNLYQGIILSSTVTVGGSVVSTINTDVADTTANGVMLNGTITFDVADATGNANTHLLVSARLVWAPGVTTGGSLNKTGAGTMQLTGANAYTGATTIRGGLLKVGNGSTGSLNGTTGTALTFAGTGGIEFNETAGSSQGMGALAFTVGEGTVTSTYGGSGNTTLTFASFTRTAGATANFVTSGGANGTTNKIVLSSGVTAGAFIDQGTFFGGSAYAFYDASGYVRDLQYGVDSGASTFAGGTTLTGTHVQTTGAVTAQDTATFTTLNLSGNTNFALNTGATLTVNGILKSGNVAGGATISGGTGIQAASGAELVIRADQLNDSLAITANILANGASSLTKSGLGTLTLSGVNTYSGGTTVNAGVLRATTNASALGAGVLTLAGGELQLANDTLLNFGRNTTVTGDARVTSDRLTAGAGVTHTLGTLSIGAQRLVVAGGANVSSGTAGITFGTTTFTAAPTFHIVNPTTGGTTLLTLGAVTNGGFGVTFTGNGNVAQTGIISGAGGVTFGVAGGDAFSGVATFNQINTFTGNTVVNSGTLVLSAGGAAGGVRGTITVNSGARLNLSATDSLGYNNDSTRVGTVNVVGGMVNNTVAGNQAYRTNFNLTGATMSSTGGGSYNFTTGFGITSLASTLTSTVSGNVVARDAGPMIFTTAQGATASGVDLLVSGVLSGNGITKAGAGTLHLSNTNTFTGVINLNGGILRAATAGINGGNTTNGIVFNGGTLQAATGGITTAKAITLTGAGTFDTNGNASTLSGNITGAGLFTKTGAGTLTLSGAANTYSGGLAITGGSVIVNNANSGVLGTGTVAMGAGTTMDLNGNSQTTGLLKTYDDASAITITSNAAGGTPVLTLSGTGTETFGGVISNGLATSIGIIKAGTGVQTFSGNNTYTGATQVNGGLLRITGRLGNTAVTVATTGALGGNGSIGGLVSLTGAGSAINLQDGQSGTLTLAAGLSLSGGSVLSFDLGTTGDQVALTGGTYTFTSGVATINLVNIAGYGAGSYQLITGASGISASNFELSAASLGGFNLSLSVTGGNTLTLNVFTSTSPAAAYWKGDVSGVWTVLSGGNSNFTSDAAGTTDPGQALDGTSAVIFSATGAANESSTTLGADISIKSLTINSASAVGIGGANVLTIVDPAGITINSGAGALTLSAQGVALGANQTWTNNSANAAVISSIISGARTLTLAGTGTFTLSGSSTFSGGLTLSAGTTLNINQGGTGAGSSALGTGTFTINGGTINNTSGGAVTVGTDNAMVWNANFAYGGTNDLNLGTGSVTLSATRTVTTNGSGTLNVGGAINGVGFGLVKNGTGTLSLSGQSTFTGTLSVSEGTLRLLGAVNALNTANIGQVTVGDTANLNAILNIEGGTLNATKNTSPSIAVGSVANSRGFVKMSSGSITTTSEIHLGRGAGAFAAMSMSGGTVTSGSWMVVGFNNDRAIFNQTAGDVFVNSNRMTIGAGGTGSIGVYNLSGSATFSALSGSGGMFVGENGVGVLNLSGSAAVNLATNGLALGQTGAASNGTVNLLGGTLTTNRVTKGAGTGLFNFNGGTLKANAANTTFMTGLTNAFVYAGGAKIDTAGFDITIGQALLAPNGSGVSSIAVSSGGTGYVDTPVVVISGGSGTGATAVATVVNGVVTGFTITNPGTGYVDGDVLTVTLHGGGATTTASAGTVALSSNTSGGLTKSGAGVLTLSGANTYTGGTTILDGTLALGAAGVLADAGAVTVDGIGAVFSLGANNETVAEVTLADGRIESSTGVLTATSYDLRNGSVTAILDGSAAVAKSTSGSVTVSAASTYTGGTTVTGGTYLVQNTTGSGTGTGHVTVQSGARFGGVGSVVTAADRNISINNGASLQVGKLGELGDSTGQSFSLQNSGTGIISLQGTLEFDIMENFGGDANLASPLATNDVLVLKSDNAIVLGGALKVTDINETSEFWMELDKWQLIDWSNVVVGGNPNNAKFSGSLGLLDMPDLGEDLKWEISTDLNGLYIQVVVVPEPARMLLLLVGLAGLCLRRRR
- a CDS encoding AraC family transcriptional regulator, with protein sequence MSPRDFQARFLAQPGVARQLGNLFEYLPHTDFFAKDRESRFIAVSRGTLDRIGVRDEEELLGARDERIHPVTVARVIREDDLRVMRTGQPIINKVEALYARTRAKDWFLTTKLPIYDAAGAVVGGMGIVRPYFGAPGSAATDLQVQRVVAYVHSHYRNRIPVEEMARLASMSERQLNRRFQEVFRMSVQEFIIRTRIQAATDELLASDKTVAEVAQDNGFYDQSAFTRQFRIHTGETPMAFRKRRCLAS
- a CDS encoding sensor histidine kinase: MPENLFHRPSFLMLLGVAWVMGGLPGAMQAQLPMAGDSPWLSRVWKVDDGLPNNDVTAVAQAADGAMLFATPNGLARYDGWRMQDKTSLLEDIPRSGVKGLLTARDGALWIIRRDLSRHQDGKTIIIGKQDVGSARGPNAFFEAADGTIWISYENGWVFRVEEGQLHVAAIALGYTQPQPQPPVSMVAEGQDGTIWAIGPQAVSKWAGDRFVQVATLPAGPSAIAGAREGGAWIVNRRDLLRFTEKQGLTPVTRLTSQPPGYRPFALLEDARHRVWIGSYVGGLSCWADAKLQKVPISNSDVWALKEDHEGNIWVGTGGGGVCLVHQRLLELLNEPGSPISQTARSMCLDRQGNIWMAMQTGELYTRQAGRWNHLTAPQDWPGPLATCVTADAAGNVWIASSQDRLVRWNNGQYHVEQLPPALPGKSRIRAIHASASGRLWILRIDALVTGWPGRWQQFLTPGGCGDVTSLVEAGGEALWGGTNKGRLLKLTPTGVADATPPGLAGNSLRTLLSAQDGALWMGTDGSGICRWKGGRLSVIGPDQGLRHEVVSQMVLDDRDRLWAAGDRGIFLLSMEDLNAVADGVKPTVRCLAFGTDDGIPSMQANSGYHPNTLTDADGRIWFASRSGVVIADPSIPGGNTAPPPVGIEEIAANGALAWENGHAAGQAVHIGPNIQSLRVQLSAKSFTAPDNVLLQHRLSGVDADWVSTPRNRVAVYRRLGAGNYTFEARAMNNDGVWSRQNAVMSVIIAPALWERTWIQLLAGTVAAAMLALVANAISTWRIRRQNELLRHEVGLREERARIARDMHDQVGASLTELCMLSDLAQEDRNNPTHLDRLARTARKAVADMDEIVWAVNPEHDDLASLLDYIAQQALDQTGPAGLRCRLDIPEAAPNRPLTADFRHHTLLIVREAVNNAIKHAQATEIRIQAALGGRSLTLSITDDGRGTPSQPLAAPGNGLKNMTSRTAALGGTLKISSATHGGTAIQLELPWPQRPSLT